In Blastopirellula marina, the following proteins share a genomic window:
- a CDS encoding PAS domain S-box protein, producing the protein MQPKKDTCYRGETAETRAWKAAEVEQENKQLKQRIAELENILCSAPVHIVTINPDGEITYVNHFPHQFYNSIVGKNVRDFVSAEDGEVLSEAIDKTLQQDELQQVWVRSIASNTIHQTRYAPLKTIDGQKCIVGVTFDATPQQEVVYALQESKEKIEAELNESDERFRIMVDTTPVPVVISDMETGQVLSGNHALAKAFDSPYETLREQITGEFYADPAQRQALLERVANNVPIRGMTMKLKTASGKVWWAAVYLDRITFAGRTALLACFLDISVRKQREEEILRDRRALRRLLDTNERDRRLIAYEIHDGVVQDMTGALMFMQTGLSLVPSDTDGHQELQRGTQFLSNSIGEIRRLLNGLRPLSLEQGGVIAALDDLVTRMTEEEFIVDFEHDVQFDRLAPSLEMAIYRTVQEGVNNSRKHSEASRALVTIKQDDKTILLQVADKGRGFDPGKVDPRRCGLSGIHERASLLGGTAQIESSPGNGTTILVSLPLGDFIDTD; encoded by the coding sequence GTGCAACCCAAGAAAGACACCTGCTACCGCGGAGAAACGGCGGAAACTCGGGCCTGGAAAGCGGCCGAGGTGGAGCAGGAAAACAAGCAGCTCAAGCAACGCATCGCGGAACTCGAGAATATCCTTTGCTCGGCCCCGGTGCACATCGTCACGATCAATCCCGATGGTGAGATAACCTACGTCAATCATTTCCCTCATCAGTTTTACAACTCGATCGTTGGAAAGAATGTCCGCGATTTCGTTTCGGCCGAAGATGGTGAGGTGTTATCAGAAGCGATCGACAAAACTCTACAGCAAGATGAACTACAGCAAGTCTGGGTGCGAAGTATCGCCTCGAATACGATCCATCAGACTCGCTACGCCCCGTTGAAGACGATCGACGGCCAGAAGTGCATTGTCGGCGTCACCTTCGATGCCACCCCTCAGCAAGAGGTCGTCTATGCTCTGCAGGAAAGCAAAGAGAAGATCGAAGCCGAGTTGAACGAAAGCGATGAACGCTTCCGAATCATGGTCGATACCACGCCGGTTCCGGTGGTGATCTCCGACATGGAAACTGGCCAAGTCCTATCAGGCAACCACGCCTTGGCCAAAGCGTTCGACTCGCCGTATGAAACGCTGCGAGAGCAAATCACCGGTGAATTCTATGCCGATCCAGCTCAGCGTCAGGCACTTCTTGAGCGTGTTGCCAACAATGTTCCGATCCGGGGCATGACCATGAAATTGAAAACCGCCTCCGGCAAAGTATGGTGGGCGGCAGTCTACCTGGACCGGATCACCTTCGCTGGCCGTACGGCCCTGCTGGCCTGCTTTTTGGATATCAGCGTTCGCAAGCAGCGTGAGGAAGAAATCTTGCGCGACCGCCGAGCGTTGCGTCGACTACTCGACACCAACGAACGCGACCGGCGGCTGATCGCCTACGAAATCCACGATGGCGTCGTCCAAGACATGACCGGCGCGCTAATGTTCATGCAAACAGGACTCAGTCTGGTTCCTTCGGACACGGACGGCCATCAGGAACTACAGCGCGGAACGCAGTTCCTTTCCAATTCGATCGGCGAGATTCGCCGACTGCTCAATGGTCTCCGACCGCTGAGCCTCGAACAGGGAGGAGTCATCGCAGCCCTCGACGACCTGGTCACACGCATGACGGAAGAAGAATTCATCGTCGACTTCGAACATGATGTCCAATTCGATCGACTGGCCCCCTCGCTGGAAATGGCCATCTATCGGACAGTCCAGGAAGGTGTCAACAATTCCCGCAAGCACAGTGAAGCTAGTCGTGCCTTGGTAACGATCAAGCAGGACGACAAGACGATCCTACTGCAGGTAGCCGACAAGGGACGCGGCTTCGATCCTGGCAAAGTCGATCCGCGGCGCTGCGGACTATCAGGAATTCACGAGCGGGCCAGCCTGCTCGGCGGAACAGCCCAGATTGAATCATCTCCGGGCAATGGGACAACCATCCTGGTCTCGCTTCCCCTGGGAGATTTTATTGATACCGACTAA